A single window of Candidatus Methylomirabilota bacterium DNA harbors:
- a CDS encoding NADH-quinone oxidoreductase subunit J: MQEVFFFALAAFTVAVALLVVLDRNIVHSAVALIFTFCGVAGIYVLLDAEFLAAVQVLIYVGGITILLLFAIMLTTRIAGRAEVFNKQVGLSALIALGITALLVYASVTGIQILGEAPPPVETAPALGRLLLTTHVLPFEVASVLLLAAMVGAIILARREGE, from the coding sequence GTGCAGGAAGTCTTCTTCTTTGCCCTGGCGGCCTTTACCGTGGCTGTGGCGCTGTTGGTGGTCTTAGACCGGAACATCGTCCACTCCGCCGTCGCCCTGATCTTTACTTTCTGCGGGGTGGCCGGGATCTATGTGCTTTTGGATGCCGAGTTCTTGGCCGCAGTCCAAGTTCTCATCTATGTCGGCGGCATCACCATCCTGCTCCTGTTTGCCATCATGCTGACCACTCGAATCGCCGGCCGGGCGGAGGTCTTCAACAAGCAGGTGGGGCTGAGTGCCCTGATCGCGTTGGGGATTACGGCCCTCCTCGTGTACGCCTCCGTCACCGGGATCCAGATCTTGGGCGAGGCACCCCCACCTGTCGAGACGGCACCCGCCTTGGGCCGATTGCTCCTCACGACCCATGTCCTTCCTTTTGAAGTAGCCTCCGTCCTGCTCCTCGCCGCCATGGTGGGCGCGATTATCCTGGCCCGCCGAGAAGGGGAGTAG